One genomic region from Anabaena sp. PCC 7108 encodes:
- a CDS encoding glycosyltransferase family 2 protein, with amino-acid sequence MPDLQISAIICTHNRDTYLGAAIDSLLAQDFTTNFEIVVVDNGSSDRTREVVEQRAADTRLKYIFEPTLGLSVARNTGAKATSADIIAYLDDDAVASPQWLQVLSSAYENNPNIAIAGGKVTLIWPANIEPPKWISPGLAANLGAYDLGDSIVYIQQPGSTPRGLNYSIRRSFLEDIGGFDPQLGRVGKNLLSNEELQMTEFALQGGWQVAYLPQALVAHNVAPERLKPSWFLNRGWWQGISECYREQLAGKAGIGQLQRGSEKFVRGLYKSLQYITDPAERFDKLVYAYGQIGYLNAAIQGLLFTGNKK; translated from the coding sequence ATGCCGGACTTACAAATCTCTGCCATCATCTGTACTCACAATCGAGATACCTATTTAGGTGCAGCGATTGACAGTCTATTGGCGCAGGACTTTACTACTAACTTTGAAATTGTAGTAGTGGATAATGGATCTAGCGATCGCACTCGTGAAGTTGTCGAACAAAGAGCGGCTGATACCCGCCTCAAGTACATTTTTGAACCTACCCTGGGCTTATCAGTAGCTCGTAACACAGGTGCTAAGGCTACCAGCGCAGACATTATCGCTTATTTAGATGATGATGCAGTCGCTAGTCCCCAATGGTTGCAAGTTTTATCTTCTGCCTATGAAAATAATCCCAACATAGCGATCGCAGGTGGTAAAGTTACTCTCATCTGGCCTGCAAACATTGAACCGCCAAAGTGGATATCTCCCGGACTAGCTGCCAACTTGGGAGCCTACGATTTAGGAGACAGCATAGTCTACATTCAACAACCTGGTTCCACCCCTAGAGGCTTAAATTACTCCATTCGGCGCAGTTTTCTCGAAGATATCGGCGGTTTTGACCCTCAACTGGGACGAGTCGGCAAAAACCTCTTATCTAATGAAGAACTACAAATGACAGAATTTGCCCTTCAGGGTGGTTGGCAAGTCGCTTATCTTCCCCAAGCTTTAGTGGCTCACAATGTTGCCCCAGAAAGGCTAAAACCATCCTGGTTTTTAAACCGGGGTTGGTGGCAAGGTATTAGTGAATGCTATCGGGAACAACTCGCGGGTAAAGCTGGTATTGGCCAACTACAACGAGGCAGTGAAAAGTTTGTACGTGGCTTATATAAATCATTACAATATATTACTGATCCAGCCGAAAGATTTGATAAACTAGTCTATGCTTATGGTCAGATTGGTTACTTAAATGCAGCCATTCAAGGACTTCTTTTTACAGGTAACAAAAAATAA
- a CDS encoding glycosyltransferase family 2 protein, whose protein sequence is MSSKIPVSVLIPAKNEESNLPACLTSLAVADEVFLVDSQSSDKSIEIAESYGAKVVQFKFNGSWPKKKNWSLENLPFRNEWVLIVDCDERITPESWAEIAEVIKNDECNGYYINRRVFFLGKWIRHGGKYPDWNLRLFKHQKGRYENLNTEDIPNTGDNEVHEHVILQGQVGYLKHDMLHEDFRNLYHWLERHNRYSNWEARVYLNLLTGKENSGTIGANLFGDAVQRKRFLKTVWVRLPFKPLLRFILFYVVQLGFLDGKAGYIYGRLLSQYEYQIGVKLYELRSCGGQLNTANTSKSTAPSLSQEMEKTAIEEVMGNG, encoded by the coding sequence ATGTCATCTAAAATACCAGTTTCCGTACTCATTCCCGCAAAAAACGAAGAATCTAACTTACCAGCTTGTTTAACTAGTCTGGCAGTAGCTGATGAAGTTTTTTTAGTCGATTCCCAAAGTAGTGATAAAAGTATTGAAATTGCTGAAAGTTACGGGGCTAAAGTCGTACAATTTAAATTTAATGGCAGTTGGCCGAAAAAGAAAAATTGGTCATTAGAAAATTTACCTTTTCGGAATGAATGGGTGCTAATTGTTGATTGTGATGAGCGGATTACACCTGAATCTTGGGCAGAAATTGCCGAAGTAATTAAGAACGATGAATGTAATGGTTATTATATCAATCGTCGTGTATTCTTTTTAGGTAAATGGATTCGTCACGGAGGTAAATATCCTGATTGGAATCTCCGGTTATTTAAACATCAAAAAGGCCGCTACGAAAACCTGAATACCGAAGATATCCCCAACACAGGCGATAACGAAGTTCACGAACACGTAATTTTACAGGGACAAGTTGGGTATCTCAAACATGATATGCTCCACGAAGATTTCCGCAATCTTTATCACTGGTTAGAAAGACATAACCGCTATTCTAATTGGGAAGCCCGTGTGTATTTAAATTTGCTGACAGGTAAAGAGAATAGTGGCACCATTGGAGCAAATCTATTTGGTGATGCAGTACAACGTAAACGCTTCTTAAAAACAGTGTGGGTACGTTTGCCATTTAAACCATTATTAAGGTTTATTTTGTTCTATGTTGTACAGCTTGGCTTTTTAGATGGCAAAGCTGGATATATCTATGGACGGTTATTAAGTCAATATGAATATCAAATTGGAGTCAAACTTTATGAATTACGCAGTTGTGGTGGACAGCTAAATACTGCCAACACTTCCAAATCAACCGCCCCATCTTTGTCTCAGGAAATGGAAAAAACAGCCATTGAAGAGGTAATGGGTAATGGGTAA